GCGAGCTCGGATGCGATCATGCGCAGCAGTCTAACTCGGCCGGCAGGGGCCCGGAGGACACCGGGGACGGTTCGTGGCGCACGGGACCGGCGATCTCCACGGCCACGGGACGCACCCGACGACCTCACGGCGGATTCAGGCGGGTCTCCTCGAGGAGGGAGGGCAGCCATCGACCAGCCCTGACGCGATGGAGCTTGGCAGCCCAGGCCCTCGGTCCCGTCAAGGGCACGCCGCTTCGCGGTGGCCTGCGGCCACCCCTGACGGGCGGGCACTGGGCCGCCCTGACAGCCCCATCGGGCCGGACGACGGCCCCCCACCCAAGGAGACCTCGCCATGCTGAACTGCGCGGAGATCATCGGCCGCCTCACCCGCGACCCGGAGCTGCGCTACACCCCGAGCGGCAAGGCCGTCGCCCAGCTCGGCATCGCCACCAACTCCTTCGCCGGCCAGGACGAAGACGGCCAGGCGCGCGAGTACACC
This Candidatus Dormiibacterota bacterium DNA region includes the following protein-coding sequences:
- a CDS encoding single-stranded DNA-binding protein, giving the protein MLNCAEIIGRLTRDPELRYTPSGKAVAQLGIATNSFAGQDEDGQAREYT